The Brassica oleracea var. oleracea cultivar TO1000 chromosome C6, BOL, whole genome shotgun sequence genomic interval TTTCTTGTTGTTTCTATTTTAGTAATTTGATGGTGGTAATTGTTTAACATTGAGTTTATTTTTTGTTTACTTCATTTTAATTAATTTTAAGTTTATAAAAACGTAATATAATCTAATTTTATTCAGTCTATTTTATAGATTCTTAAAATATATACTAAACGAAAAAAAATTCAAATGAGCTGAACTAAAAGCATAACCTTCTTTTTCAGATCTTCAATGAAAGAATGAAATCATTTTATGTTGCGTAAAACGAAAAAAAGAGAGAATAGGTTATGCAACTTAATTTTACTCAAACTGTTCTGTTATACAAATATATAAAATTTACAGGAATTCTTCCGGCTTCATCTTCCTTTTTCAGTCTTTCTTTCTATAAAGATATTCATGGTTTTATTTTTAATATATTAAATGACCTTAGACCAAAAAAAATAGATTAAATGACCAAACATCAAAGTAAAGAGTTTAATATTTATTTATTTTTATATTTGAAATTGATGACATATGGTAAAATATTGAGTGTTCTATTTAATATTACTATTTTAATAATCATGGTAAAGTCGGTCCAATTAAAAAAAAGATGAAGAGCGCTTTCAGCTTAACACGTAAGCATATTCCTCAAAGTTGTCATTTAACCAATGTTACATAATTAATATTTGGGTGATTAATTAACCATCTTTTCATCTCTTGGCCATTTATAGTTAAAAACATAATTACTAAAAAATATATATAATTGCTGTAAAAATTACAAATGACTTTTCTCTTAAAGAACTACAACTAAAAGCATTGCGTATAATTTGTTTTATTTTCTGATTTTCTCATGATCATCAATAACTGTGTTAAAGTGTTAATTGGCTACTTGCTACCATATCCTATCGAATTCTGAAATTCGGAAAGGCAATTTCATTTATCCCAAAAAGGCAAAAATTATTCTATAAGAAATAAATAAAACAAAAGAATAGTCTCGACCAATGTATGGGGTCGACTATCCATGGAAATCAGGGATATAAATAGAAGGCCTCCAAGTTCTCAATAGACACAACAACTCAAAAACACATAGTATAATCTTCATTGAGCTAGCTCTCTCTCATATAATATTCATCTCCTTTGAGGATTATGGCTATTTCAAAAGCTCTTGTTGCTTCTCTTCTCGTATCTCTTCTTGTTCTCCAACTCGTCGAGGCCGATGTGGTATGTATCTTTAATCACAAATACTCAATATTTTTTTTAACATGCTTCTTACATTTATCGTTTTCCGAATATCCATTTAGGAAAGCTCAAACAAAAAGGATGGTTACGGCAGTAAAATTGGTAAAAATATCACCTTTATACGCACACACGTAAAACTTTATATTTTAATTAACGTCTAATTAGTAAGATTAATAACGTTTATGTACGTAGATTGTGGAAGTGCCTGTATAGCACGGTGCAAGCTCTCAAGTAGACCAAACCTTTGTCACAGAGCGTGCGGGACTTGTTGCGCCAGGTGCAACTGTGTGCCACCTAGCACCTACGGGAACCACGACAAGTGCGAGTGCTACGCTAACCTCACCACCCACGGTGGTCGCCGCAAGTGCCCTTAAGTACTCAAGTTGCTGCGGATATTCAATTCAATGTCGTTTGCTAGAATTTGTCGGCGTATGCCTGTATGTGTGGTACTGTATTATTAATTGGTCTGTTTGTTGTAAGTTTTTGATTTTTATTCGTTTGGTGAAATAATCTCGTTGTATTTTTTCATTTTCTATATAAAGTTATGTTGCTTTATGAATGATTGATTATAATGCTTTCTCCTCAATGAATTGTCAGCTTTCTAAATGATTTTGACTTCGAAAAAACATGTTATATATGCATGCATCTATACTATTATTTATGAAATGATTTAGCTTATTTGTTATCTTCTCCATGATTTTAGTTAATTTGCCTACTTGTCATATTTTCCATAATTTTATGATAAATCATTAGTTTAATTAATATTATTATTAATTTTTTTTTATTTTAATATCTATATATTTATCATGATATTTAAAATCATGATAAACATGAACCTATTTTACCGATATATATACTATATTTTTTAAAAATATATTTTAATATATAATAAACATGATATTTAGGACATTTAATTAATACATAGATATTAATAATATATACCGATAATATCATCATTACTTTTCTCTCATTTATAATTTTAATGACTAATATTTTAGCTAATAGTTAATTTCTCTGATTTTTACTGAAAATATTGATCAAATACAGATTGAATGTTTTATATTTTGTGGTTTGCTTACTTGTCATTTTTTTCCATGATTTTAGTTAATTTTCTTATTTGTCATATTTTTATGATTTTAGGATCAGTCATTAGTTTAATTAATATTATTATTTATTTTTATTTTGATTTTGATATCTATATATTTATCATGATATTTAAAATAATTAATAAACATTAATATATTTTACCAATATATATATACTAATATTTTTTAAAAATATATTTTAATATATAATTATCATGATATTTAGGAATTAATAAATATATATTAACAATATCTATCGATAATATCATCATTACTTTTCTCTCATTTTATAATTTTAATGACTAATATTATAGCCAATTTCTCTGATTTTTATTGAAAATATTGATCAAATACATATTATTATAAAATTTATATATAAGTATACTAATATATCCGAATTAATCGGTTTCTTTTGTTTATTCGGTTTGATCCCTTAATATATTGAAAAATATTCATATACTGATGTTTTCTAAACATAACATCCTCGGTACTTCCAAATCCAAACTATTTTCTCTATTTCGGTTTGGTTCGGTTTTGAATGGTTTGGTTTTACCAGATTGAACACTCCTAAACTATTGTTATTTGTTAATGTTTTATATTTGTAGTTTTTTTATAATCCTTATAGTACTACATGATTTCTTTTCAGTCCAAATACAATATGTGTTAGTTTCACATACAAAATTTCTTAATTTAGTTATTACTATAAAAAAGATTTTGATCCAAAATCTACATCACATAAATAAAAATATGAAACAAAATAATACAATTTAATAAATTGATTACCAATATGAATATTGAAATTTTATAATTTATAATAATTTAAAATTTGTATCTAATTTAATTATTATTATTTTATTAAAAATTGTTAGATGTATAAATATATTAATCCGCACAAGGTGCAGGACATCAACTATTAAACATGTATTTCATGGATTTTTATTAATTTATAAAGGTGTTCTCAAATTTTTATTAATTTACGTACAGCATAACCCATATGCATTTCAGGGATTTCGTTTTATTTGTGGAGACCGAGACCTTTGATCAGATTTTTATACACGATATTTTGTTAGCATCTATATTTATTTGGTACGCATAGACCCTATTCCCAACATTTGATCCACATAATCCATACAATACAAAATAGATTAATAGCATAGGGAAGGAACTACAACGACGAGGTATGAACACTGCAGCCATGTGTCCTCGTTGTAAGAAAGAAGAAACAGCGATGCACGTCTTTTTTCAATTCCCGTTTGCCAAAGAAGTGTGGCTTCTTCTCCCCCTCAAATCACCAATTCACATAGCTGAGGAGGCGGATTTTAAAACTTTGGTGGTGAGATCCAGAGAGATGATCTGTCTCCCACCTACAGGCATTAGAGCACCAGTGTTCCTGTGGATCTGCTGGTCCCTGTGGACAGCAAGAAACAAGTTAATTTTCGAAGACAAGACGGTTCAACCTTCGGAAGTAGCAACAAAATGATTAGCAACAGCTTTGGAATGGGACCAAGCCCAAAGCTTGGACAAATCGAGTAGGAGCGAAGCCTTACCGGTCAGATCGGCCCATCGACATGTCCCCAGACTCCCCCAAACGGACGCTCTGCTGCTTCGTAGATGCCGTTTGGGATG includes:
- the LOC106299294 gene encoding gibberellin-regulated protein 1-like, with protein sequence MAISKALVASLLVSLLVLQLVEADVESSNKKDGYGSKIDCGSACIARCKLSSRPNLCHRACGTCCARCNCVPPSTYGNHDKCECYANLTTHGGRRKCP